TAAGAGAACCTGCGACAGGATGTCCCGGACGGACGTTCGGAACGGAACCCCGCTCTGGTTAGAATAGTCGATCATCTCGTCCAACTCGGATTCCTCGAGCCCTTCGATATAGACGCGATATTCCTCGGCGTTTTCTTCGAACATCGTCCGGATCGCCGTCAGGTCTTCCGCTTCCTCCCACAACGAATATTGCGCGCTGCCCTTACCCTGCAATCGGGATAGCCAGACTCGTTCCGCGATCGCGACGTGCCGAACCAGCTTAAGAAGGTCCTTGTTCTTCGTCTTACTCTCCTCGAGCGCATCCAAGATGCGTCCGTCCGCCCAGTACAGGTGGTCCATCATGCACTTGATTGTCTTCATTTCGGTTTCCCCCTCTCCTATTTCCATTTTATCACAACAGCTTATTGAACATAATAACTGCCCGTTAGCTTAATCGAGCGGCGACGGCATTCTATTAGCTTATCCCTGTTCCAGAATATAATCATCGTGCGTGCCAACAGCGCTGTTCATGATCTGCAAAGGCTGCCCTTTTAGATAATGATTGAAGAAATCAAGCGTAAACTCGTTGACGAGCCGATGAGTACCACGTGCGTTGATCCCTTGCACCCACTCTATAATTGGAGTGACCAAAAAGAAATCGGAGAAGCTCATATGAGACGTGTTGGGCAGCTTCAGCCAGTAATTCCCACCAGCCTTTACCGGTACTAGCCGAGCATGCAATTCTTGTTCCTGCAGTTCTTGATTGTATTGTTCAACTTTGCCTAGGGTCATGTCCAAGTTGGCTTGATGATTATCACTTACGGCACCGGATGCCGCCAAATCGTCCTCCTCATCCGCACTGATCATCAGGAACGGCTTGTTTATGCCTGGCGTCGGAATGCGGCGTTCACCGTATAAGGATCCATCCATATTAATGCCAGCCAGAACTCGAGGATCGCTTAGCAGAATCTGAACTGTTGTCGCCCCGCCGAACGAGTGACCGAACATCCCAACCCGTGACATGTCTATTCGTCCCTTAAACCGCTGATCCGGATCATCAGTAGCTAGCTGTTCAAGTTGATCCAGAACAAACCGCGCATCGTTCACCCAAACCTCATTTGTCCTATCCATTTTTTCCAGTGGCTCTATCTCCGATTCTGGATTCTTTACCGAATCGAACAACGCAACCCGGCCATCCGGAAATATGGATGCCATGCTGTCGTAAGTATGATTGATTCCCGCAACAATGTAGCCATGGCTGACCAACTGCTCGACCTGGAACATATTCTGGCCCTCGAATCCACGGAACCCGTGTGAAAAAATAATTACCGGATACGATGCTTCTGCATTGGATAGCGCTGCATGTTGAACCGCATGTGTACGGGCTTGTCCGAGGCTTGTCAAAAATAACTGCGGCAAACCAGACTCCTGCTGAAATGCCTTGGTGTACACTTCGGAATCGGGCACATACGGCGCCCGGGTTCCCTTAGCGTCCTTGCTGGCCGGATACCAGATCCGCACGTTTAGTTCCCGCTTGGCCCCGGCTGCCACCAAAGTGGACGTTTCCTCACGGGTGTTGTCAATCCAGTGATAAGCGACTGTTCCAATTCCATATGGGCCTGTCGGTTCATCAAATGCAAACACCGGGAAGAGCAGCGGCGCAGCAACGGTTACCGTCCCGTAGAAAAAGGCGGATAACAACGCTGCAATTCTGCGTGCGCCGCATCTTTTAACGCCACCTTGATCGGTTCGGACACATCTCCGATGATGCGTGATCAGCGCCAATAAAGGAGCCAGAGCCAATGCATAGGCTGGGATTAGGGGCCAGCGCCATCCCTCAACCCATCCCTGTACAACGAGAAGAACTGCCGAGACGGCCAGTCCTCCCCACAATAACTGTCGCGACTTTTGTTGACCGACAACCAGCCACAGCAACATAACCACATTAAATGTCACCAGTACAACTTCCATGATTCTCAATTGATGATGACCTCCTCAAATAAGTCCGGAGAACGGTACAGATTATTTCATTTCTGTTATGAATTCCGAGTCCGGCGTGCCTGCAAATACGATCGTACCGTTTGTGGGCAACGTCGCTTTGTTGTTACCGCTGACGACGGAATGGTTGAGGCATACTCCTTCCTCATCATACACGGCGAAAGCACCGTTCGCGGGCAGCTTGACTGTCATCGTTTTGCCTGCTGCCGCTGTCGGAATAGTATACCATTTAGCATCCCCGTTCGCTGACACCGTGACCTTGGACTGATATCCAGCAAAGATCGGTTTTACGTTCGCCTCGCCTACAAGTGAGTAGCCGTTTACGTTCAAATATTCGATACCGTCTTTTTTGTAGAACCGAGCTTCCGTCGTATCCCGGCCTGCTATTCCTGGGATTTGGACCTGACTCGTCGCCGTGTCCGGACCTATAATCTTCCTGTCCCCCCAATAACCTTGCATACCGCCCACAAGGCTAATTTCGATTGCCGGATACTCAAAGAAATACTCATCGGAGCTAAATTTCTGGTTTACGACATAGAACTTAGCACCTTCCCGTTTCGCCCAAGCTTCGGCAGTTTCCTTTGGCAGCACGTTGTCTTCCAGCTTCTCGGCCGCATATTCTGATGTTGCGATCTGCCCCAATCCCGGCAACGTCTTGTACTCTCTCAGCCACAAATACGTGCGTCCGTTCCTCTCAGCGACGAAGCTGACCTTGGACGTTCCGTTCTCGTTGATAAAGCTTCCATCCGAAGTATATATATACTTTTTCTCCAAATCTTCTGGAAAGGACAATTCTCCGTCCTTGGAGATCTCTATTCGGAACTGACTTCCACTGCTGGCGTAATAGCCTGCTTGCTTTAATACGTCTTGGGGTATCTTGGCCCTAACTGGTTTGTCGAATGATTTGTCCGGCTTGATGTTCTTGATATCGCCCTTTTGCTTGAGTGCTTGCAGCAGCAATTCGCTTGCCAGCAGTTGACTCGTGCTACTGCTACCACCGGATGATAATACGGCAGCCGCCATCTTTTTCTCGGGAAGCACGACGAGAGAAGCAGAATACTCAGAGATATCCCCGCCTTTGGCCAAACCCTTGATTCCGTAATCATTGAAAGGGTATAGCTTTACGCTGTCCCATCCGAGACCGTAATTGTTACTATCGTCCACATCTTCCGGCCAGATTCCTTTCTTGTATTCCTCCTGTTCCATCGCCCGAATCGACTTGTCGGAAAGGATGTGGTTTGCCTGTCCCATAAATATTTGCGAGAACCGCACCATATCTTCTGCAGTGGAATTAATTCCTCCTTCAGCGATCACATTAACCAACACATTTGGAAGCTGTTTTTGATGATCCTTGACATAGAACCCGGCAAATTTGCTGTCTTTCAATTCATCCTGCGGTGTCTTCGTCTGATTCATCTGCAATGGTTCTGTGAAATATTGATGGAGAAATGCGGTAAAGTTCATACCGCTGACTCTTTCAACGAGGATCTCGGCAAGTGTAAAGCCGCTGTTGCAATATACCGAGAACGCTCCAGGATCCGACTTCAAGGTCTGGTCAGACAAGGTTTGCAATAAGGTATCATGGGCATAGGTGTCATGATCCTCGAACAAAGAATCGTTCATAGATCCGGTACCTCTCAGACCCGAGGAATGGTTCAACAGCATGCGCGGAGTTATGCGCTTATACCGTTCATCCTTCATCTTGAAATCGGGTATGTACTTGAAGACGGGAGTGTCCAGGTCAATTTTTCCTTCGTCAACCAACTTCATAACGGCTGCTGCCCCAAATACTTTGCTGACTGAACCGATTCCGTACAATGTATCCTTGGTTAACGGCTTATCATTCCTGCCGGTCTGGCCAGATACAATGATTTTTCCATTGTCAATCAGCGCATACTGAACGCTATTCGTATCAGTGGAATTGATTAGCAACGCAGCCTTATCTGCAGCACTTTTAGCCAATTCCTGGCTATCTGTTACAACAGGGGCGACACTAGACGCCATTGCTCCGGTTGGTGAAGTCATAGCCAACGCAAGTGCAGCAGACAGCAGCCAAGCAAGCTTTTTTTTCATGTGAGTATCCTCCGTCTATGTTTAAATTGAACAATAACAAACCGATCGGTCAGTATTATTTTAGCCGAAGGCTAACCGATCGGTCAACTGTTTTGTTTTATGTTATAATAACTGAAGAAAAATGAAACAATCATTCTAGGAGGAACAGTAATGACGGATGGCAGAGAACAAAAGGGGAACAAAACAAAAGAAGCTTTATTGCACGCTACAATCGCTTTAATAGCAGAAAATGGTTTAGAGGCATTAAGCGCTAACAGCATTGCAAAGAAAGCAAATATTAGTAAAGCAAGCGTGTTCCATCACTTTGGTTCGATGGAGACCATTCAACAAGAAGCTTTTATTCTTACTGATTCGTTAATGGGTGAAGCACTGGAAGAAATTTATCAAAACGCCAGAGGAACAGATTCTTTTGCAGATATAATGCTCAAATATTTTCTGTTTTTCATCGATGAAAAAAATAACGACTACTTAAATTTAATTAATGTTCAAATGCAATTTGTAATGAAGTCTTCCTATGATACAGAGTTTGAAGAGCTTGTCTTTGGTAAAGACAGCGAAAAAACACCGTTTGATTTCTTTGAGATCTTAGTGAACGATTTTTATGGTGATAAGCTTGACGCGAATGACTTGGAGTTAGTAAATGATTTAATCATCGTTCATATAAATGGATTCGCAGCATTTTTAATCTCTAAGGCAGACCAAGAGTGGCTTGTTTCCATATGGAAAGAAAATATTAAAATGATTGAAAACTATATCGAGTCATTAATTGAATCCAAGTCATAATGCATCATCTAATATACCTCTACCACCGCTCAATAAAACCGCAGGCTGCCGAAATAGGCTGCCTGCGGTGCTTTCGTTTTATAAGATTATTTTGTTTTACTTAGCATCAAAAATATGATCATTCACTAATCTATTAAAATACTGATCCATTTGCACCCAACTCGCCTGATGCGGATTTTTGCGATGCCATTCGCTTAATGCAACCATTGTAGACACATGAAATTCGGCTAACAAATCATCCGGAATATCGATCGTTTTGGCATTTTGAATATACCTTAAGGCATCTTTTTTCAAGAAACGCATTGAGAACGTATGCATACAGTCAAAGAAAAGTTCATCATTTTGCTGAGAACGAATCAACTGATCAGCCTCAGAACCTTCAAAAAATTGATTGGACCAGACAAAGGGATTTAATATCCTTTTCTCTAATGGAATATCCCAATAGGGCTCCATCAGTTGACTTACTCCATACTCCAGCAATTTGAATTTGTCATCGAAGTGCTTATAGAACGTTGAACGATGAACCATTCCTTTCTCACAAATTTGATC
The window above is part of the Paenibacillus lutimineralis genome. Proteins encoded here:
- a CDS encoding TetR/AcrR family transcriptional regulator; the encoded protein is MDLRKRRSMQLLWRALFDLMTEKKIGFSKITVDQICEKGMVHRSTFYKHFDDKFKLLEYGVSQLMEPYWDIPLEKRILNPFVWSNQFFEGSEADQLIRSQQNDELFFDCMHTFSMRFLKKDALRYIQNAKTIDIPDDLLAEFHVSTMVALSEWHRKNPHQASWVQMDQYFNRLVNDHIFDAK
- a CDS encoding alpha/beta hydrolase family protein, which codes for MEVVLVTFNVVMLLWLVVGQQKSRQLLWGGLAVSAVLLVVQGWVEGWRWPLIPAYALALAPLLALITHHRRCVRTDQGGVKRCGARRIAALLSAFFYGTVTVAAPLLFPVFAFDEPTGPYGIGTVAYHWIDNTREETSTLVAAGAKRELNVRIWYPASKDAKGTRAPYVPDSEVYTKAFQQESGLPQLFLTSLGQARTHAVQHAALSNAEASYPVIIFSHGFRGFEGQNMFQVEQLVSHGYIVAGINHTYDSMASIFPDGRVALFDSVKNPESEIEPLEKMDRTNEVWVNDARFVLDQLEQLATDDPDQRFKGRIDMSRVGMFGHSFGGATTVQILLSDPRVLAGINMDGSLYGERRIPTPGINKPFLMISADEEDDLAASGAVSDNHQANLDMTLGKVEQYNQELQEQELHARLVPVKAGGNYWLKLPNTSHMSFSDFFLVTPIIEWVQGINARGTHRLVNEFTLDFFNHYLKGQPLQIMNSAVGTHDDYILEQG
- a CDS encoding TetR/AcrR family transcriptional regulator, whose amino-acid sequence is MTDGREQKGNKTKEALLHATIALIAENGLEALSANSIAKKANISKASVFHHFGSMETIQQEAFILTDSLMGEALEEIYQNARGTDSFADIMLKYFLFFIDEKNNDYLNLINVQMQFVMKSSYDTEFEELVFGKDSEKTPFDFFEILVNDFYGDKLDANDLELVNDLIIVHINGFAAFLISKADQEWLVSIWKENIKMIENYIESLIESKS
- a CDS encoding serine hydrolase domain-containing protein; its protein translation is MKKKLAWLLSAALALAMTSPTGAMASSVAPVVTDSQELAKSAADKAALLINSTDTNSVQYALIDNGKIIVSGQTGRNDKPLTKDTLYGIGSVSKVFGAAAVMKLVDEGKIDLDTPVFKYIPDFKMKDERYKRITPRMLLNHSSGLRGTGSMNDSLFEDHDTYAHDTLLQTLSDQTLKSDPGAFSVYCNSGFTLAEILVERVSGMNFTAFLHQYFTEPLQMNQTKTPQDELKDSKFAGFYVKDHQKQLPNVLVNVIAEGGINSTAEDMVRFSQIFMGQANHILSDKSIRAMEQEEYKKGIWPEDVDDSNNYGLGWDSVKLYPFNDYGIKGLAKGGDISEYSASLVVLPEKKMAAAVLSSGGSSSTSQLLASELLLQALKQKGDIKNIKPDKSFDKPVRAKIPQDVLKQAGYYASSGSQFRIEISKDGELSFPEDLEKKYIYTSDGSFINENGTSKVSFVAERNGRTYLWLREYKTLPGLGQIATSEYAAEKLEDNVLPKETAEAWAKREGAKFYVVNQKFSSDEYFFEYPAIEISLVGGMQGYWGDRKIIGPDTATSQVQIPGIAGRDTTEARFYKKDGIEYLNVNGYSLVGEANVKPIFAGYQSKVTVSANGDAKWYTIPTAAAGKTMTVKLPANGAFAVYDEEGVCLNHSVVSGNNKATLPTNGTIVFAGTPDSEFITEMK
- a CDS encoding DinB family protein encodes the protein MKTIKCMMDHLYWADGRILDALEESKTKNKDLLKLVRHVAIAERVWLSRLQGKGSAQYSLWEEAEDLTAIRTMFEENAEEYRVYIEGLEESELDEMIDYSNQSGVPFRTSVRDILSQVLLHGQYHRGQINRALRTESAEPVQVDYITFARL